A DNA window from Streptomyces sp. CA-278952 contains the following coding sequences:
- a CDS encoding ABC transporter permease: MAEQNCLVTNDWICGEYLRSRSQELTDATVQHIGITVVSVLIGLAVAFPLALLARRGRRFAGPVLGLTTVLYTVPSLAMFSLLLPLFGLSAALVVTGLVLYSLTILVRNILAGLEAVPEEARDAARGMGYGPWRLLWEVELPLALPAVMAGLRIATVSTVALTTVGSLVGKGGLGNLIEDALPSFFKAQVLAASVLCVLLAVAADLLLLGLQRLLTPWTRISGVPRISGAAGADKARRTGLDGRDGPGGPGGPDGPGGPAGLPVPAKVEAG; the protein is encoded by the coding sequence ATGGCCGAGCAGAACTGCCTGGTGACGAACGACTGGATCTGCGGGGAGTACCTGCGCTCCCGCAGCCAGGAGTTGACCGACGCGACCGTGCAGCACATCGGGATCACGGTGGTCTCGGTGCTGATCGGGCTCGCGGTCGCCTTTCCGCTGGCGCTGCTCGCCCGCCGGGGCCGGCGCTTCGCCGGGCCGGTGCTCGGCCTGACGACCGTGCTCTACACCGTGCCCTCGCTGGCGATGTTCTCGCTGCTGCTGCCCCTGTTCGGGCTGTCGGCCGCGCTCGTCGTCACGGGCCTGGTGCTCTATTCGCTGACCATCCTCGTACGCAACATCCTGGCCGGGCTCGAAGCGGTGCCCGAGGAGGCCCGGGACGCCGCCCGCGGCATGGGATACGGGCCGTGGCGGCTGCTGTGGGAGGTGGAGCTCCCGCTGGCGCTGCCCGCGGTGATGGCAGGGCTGCGGATAGCCACCGTGTCGACGGTCGCGCTGACCACGGTCGGCTCGCTCGTCGGCAAGGGCGGCCTCGGCAATCTCATCGAGGACGCGCTGCCCAGCTTCTTCAAGGCCCAGGTGCTCGCCGCCTCGGTCCTGTGTGTGCTGCTCGCGGTGGCGGCGGACCTGCTGCTGCTCGGCCTCCAGCGGCTGCTGACGCCCTGGACCCGGATATCCGGGGTGCCCCGGATATCCGGGGCGGCCGGGGCGGACAAGGCCAGGCGCACTGGCCTGGACGGGCGGGACGGACCAGGCGGACCAGGCGGACCAGACGGACCGGGCGGACCGGCGGGCCTGCCCGTCCCGGCGAAGGTGGAGGCGGGCTGA
- a CDS encoding phosphatidylglycerol lysyltransferase domain-containing protein codes for MSVTLDGDKSVSVPQRVRRLLRGPRPESVPALVGSACTVVGLIDVAAGVFPRFRHSRMHTLAEVLPGALGPFAAALSLSAGMLLLLLAHGLKRHKRRAWRAAVILLPAGAAAQFAYRHSIVGVLVSLALCWLLVRHRDQFRALPDPRSRWRALANFVLLGAGSLGLGLIIVSVHPGRVVGDPSIADRLQHVLYGLFGVEGPVDYAGRTSWTVAYSLGALGLLTAVTTIYLAFRPEHPAARLTEDDESRLRALLERHGGRDSLGHFALRRDKGVVFSPSGKAAVCYRVVSGVMLAGGDPIGDVEAWPGAIERFMDEAQAHSWTPAVMGCSETGGQVWTRETGLTALELGDEAVVDVADFSLAGRAMRNVRQMVKRIERNGYETRVRRVRDIGDTELDRIRRAAADWRGTDTERGFSMALGRIGDPADGDCVIATAHLTGSGAHSPGGDLKAVLHFVPWGPDGMSLELMRRDRSADPGMNELLIVASLQAAERLGVARVSLNFAMFRSALARGERLGAGPVLRCWRALLIFLSRWFQIESLYKFNAKFKPRWEPRFVVFRTSRDLPRIGIAAMRAEGFVNLSLPRPFRPRRPRPCGHTRRTHPEQHEVSAA; via the coding sequence ATGTCTGTCACGCTAGATGGGGATAAGTCGGTCTCGGTTCCGCAGCGCGTACGCCGGCTGCTCCGCGGGCCCCGCCCCGAATCCGTACCGGCGCTCGTCGGCAGCGCCTGCACCGTCGTCGGGCTGATCGACGTCGCCGCCGGGGTCTTCCCCCGCTTCCGGCACAGCCGGATGCACACCCTCGCCGAGGTGCTCCCCGGGGCGCTCGGCCCGTTCGCCGCCGCACTCTCGCTCAGCGCGGGCATGCTCCTGCTCCTGCTCGCCCACGGGCTGAAGCGGCACAAGCGGCGGGCCTGGCGCGCGGCGGTGATCCTGCTGCCCGCGGGGGCCGCGGCCCAGTTCGCGTACCGCCACTCGATCGTCGGGGTGCTCGTGTCACTGGCGCTCTGCTGGCTGCTGGTGCGCCACCGGGACCAGTTCCGGGCGCTGCCCGACCCCCGGAGCCGCTGGCGTGCGCTCGCCAACTTCGTACTGCTCGGCGCCGGGTCGCTGGGGCTCGGGCTGATCATCGTCAGCGTCCACCCCGGCCGGGTCGTCGGCGACCCGTCCATCGCCGACCGTCTCCAGCACGTGCTGTACGGCCTGTTCGGCGTCGAGGGGCCCGTCGACTACGCCGGGCGCACCAGCTGGACCGTGGCCTACTCGCTGGGCGCGCTCGGCCTGCTCACCGCCGTCACCACCATCTACCTCGCCTTCCGCCCCGAACACCCGGCCGCCCGCCTCACCGAGGACGACGAGAGCCGGCTGCGGGCCCTCCTCGAGCGGCACGGCGGCCGGGACTCGCTCGGCCACTTCGCGCTCCGCCGCGACAAGGGCGTCGTCTTCTCCCCCAGCGGCAAGGCCGCCGTCTGCTACCGGGTCGTCTCCGGGGTGATGCTGGCCGGCGGCGACCCCATCGGCGATGTGGAGGCCTGGCCGGGCGCGATCGAACGCTTCATGGACGAGGCGCAGGCGCACTCCTGGACCCCCGCCGTGATGGGCTGCAGCGAGACCGGCGGCCAGGTCTGGACCCGCGAGACCGGACTCACCGCCCTGGAACTGGGCGACGAGGCGGTGGTGGACGTGGCGGATTTCTCCCTCGCCGGACGGGCCATGCGGAACGTGCGCCAGATGGTCAAACGCATCGAACGGAACGGCTACGAGACCCGGGTCCGGCGGGTACGTGACATCGGCGACACCGAGCTGGACCGGATCCGCCGCGCAGCCGCCGACTGGCGCGGCACCGACACCGAACGCGGCTTCTCCATGGCGCTGGGCCGGATCGGCGACCCGGCCGACGGCGACTGCGTCATCGCCACCGCCCACCTGACCGGCTCGGGTGCCCACTCCCCGGGCGGCGACCTGAAGGCCGTCCTCCACTTCGTGCCGTGGGGACCGGACGGCATGTCCCTGGAGCTGATGCGCCGCGACCGCTCGGCCGACCCCGGCATGAACGAGCTCCTGATCGTCGCCTCCCTCCAGGCCGCCGAGAGGCTCGGCGTCGCCCGGGTCTCGCTGAACTTCGCGATGTTCCGCTCCGCGCTGGCCCGCGGCGAGCGGCTCGGCGCGGGGCCGGTGCTGCGCTGCTGGCGGGCGCTGCTGATCTTCCTCTCCCGCTGGTTCCAGATCGAGTCGTTGTACAAGTTCAACGCCAAGTTCAAGCCCCGCTGGGAGCCCCGCTTCGTGGTCTTCCGCACCAGCCGCGACCTGCCCCGCATCGGGATCGCGGCCATGCGGGCCGAAGGCTTCGTGAACCTCTCGCTGCCCCGCCCGTTCCGCCCCCGCCGCCCGCGCCCGTGCGGCCACACCCGGCGCACGCACCCGGAGCAGCACGAGGTGAGCGCGGCGTAG
- a CDS encoding DUF3180 domain-containing protein, with translation MKQLRLGVLAGLFAAAGVLSWGGARLWDSLGTLPSVPLAASIVLAVIAVILLATALSTRTRLRAQRERRPGAKGVEPLFAARAVVFGQASALVTALVAGMYGGTGVFLLGYLDIPPRRDQAIYAGAAVVAGIAVIAAALFLERVCRLPEDGNDHDGTGAAPA, from the coding sequence GTGAAGCAACTACGGCTCGGGGTACTGGCGGGCCTCTTCGCCGCCGCCGGTGTCCTCTCCTGGGGCGGAGCCCGTCTCTGGGACTCCCTCGGCACCCTGCCGAGCGTCCCGCTGGCCGCGTCGATCGTGCTCGCCGTGATCGCGGTGATCCTCCTCGCGACCGCCCTCTCCACCCGCACCCGCCTGCGCGCCCAGCGCGAACGCCGCCCCGGGGCCAAGGGCGTCGAGCCGCTGTTCGCGGCCCGCGCGGTCGTCTTCGGCCAGGCGAGCGCCCTGGTCACCGCCCTCGTCGCCGGAATGTACGGCGGCACCGGCGTCTTCCTCCTGGGCTACCTCGACATCCCGCCCCGCCGCGACCAGGCCATCTACGCGGGCGCGGCGGTGGTGGCCGGCATCGCGGTCATCGCGGCCGCGCTCTTCCTGGAACGCGTCTGCCGCCTCCCGGAGGACGGCAACGACCACGACGGCACGGGCGCGGCACCCGCGTAG
- the folP gene encoding dihydropteroate synthase, with protein MSTTRTRGTVRGLPEWDRCAVMGVVNVTPDSFSDGGRWFDTTAAVKHGLHLVAEGADLVDVGGESTRPGASRVDEAEELRRVVPVVRGLASEGVTVSVDTMRARVAEQAVAAGAALVNDVSGGLADPDMIPAVAAAGVPFVVMHWRGFSESMNSRAVYEDVVAEVLDELRQRMDAVVAGGVDPERIVIDPGLGFAKDAAHDLSLVAHLAGLHTLGRPLLVAASRKRFLGHVLAGPGSAPPPARERDAATAAVSALSASAGAWAVRVHEVRATADAVRVARAVEGAA; from the coding sequence ATGAGTACGACACGCACGCGGGGCACGGTCCGAGGACTGCCGGAGTGGGACCGCTGCGCGGTCATGGGCGTCGTCAACGTGACGCCCGACTCCTTCTCCGACGGCGGCCGCTGGTTCGACACCACGGCCGCGGTCAAGCACGGTCTGCACCTGGTGGCCGAGGGCGCGGACCTGGTGGACGTGGGCGGTGAGTCGACCCGTCCCGGCGCCAGCCGGGTGGACGAGGCCGAGGAGCTGCGCCGGGTCGTGCCCGTAGTGCGGGGGCTGGCCTCCGAGGGCGTCACCGTATCCGTGGACACCATGCGCGCCCGCGTCGCCGAGCAGGCCGTCGCCGCCGGGGCCGCCCTGGTCAACGACGTCAGCGGCGGCCTCGCCGACCCGGACATGATCCCGGCCGTCGCCGCCGCCGGGGTCCCGTTCGTCGTGATGCACTGGCGCGGCTTCAGCGAGTCGATGAACAGCCGCGCGGTGTACGAGGACGTGGTCGCCGAGGTCCTCGACGAGCTGCGGCAGCGGATGGACGCGGTGGTCGCGGGCGGCGTCGACCCCGAGCGCATCGTGATCGACCCCGGCCTCGGCTTCGCGAAGGACGCCGCCCACGACCTGTCGCTCGTCGCGCACCTGGCCGGCCTGCACACGCTGGGCCGCCCGCTGCTGGTGGCCGCCTCCCGCAAACGTTTCCTCGGACACGTCCTGGCCGGGCCCGGCTCGGCCCCGCCGCCCGCCCGCGAACGCGACGCGGCGACCGCGGCCGTCTCCGCGCTGTCCGCGTCGGCCGGAGCCTGGGCGGTCCGCGTCCACGAGGTACGGGCCACCGCCGACGCCGTCCGCGTCGCCCGCGCGGTCGAGGGCGCCGCGTGA
- the folE gene encoding GTP cyclohydrolase I FolE: protein MTDPVTLDGQGSIGEFDEKRAEAAVRELLIAVGEDPDREGLRETPGRVARAYKEIFAGLYQEPEDVLTTTFDLGHDEMVLVKDIEVFSTCEHHLVPFRGVAHVGYIPASTGKITGLSKLARLVDVYARRPQVQERLTTQIAESLMSILEPRGVVVVVECEHMCMSMRGIRKPGAKTLTSAVRGQLRDPATRAEAMSLIMAR from the coding sequence ATGACCGACCCGGTGACGCTGGACGGCCAGGGTTCGATCGGCGAATTCGACGAGAAGCGGGCCGAGGCGGCCGTACGCGAACTGCTGATCGCCGTCGGCGAGGACCCGGACCGCGAGGGCCTGCGGGAGACGCCGGGGCGGGTGGCGCGCGCGTACAAGGAGATATTCGCGGGTCTGTACCAGGAGCCCGAGGACGTCCTGACGACCACGTTCGACCTGGGTCACGACGAGATGGTGCTGGTCAAGGACATCGAGGTGTTCTCGACCTGCGAGCATCACCTGGTGCCGTTCAGGGGCGTCGCGCACGTCGGCTACATCCCCGCCTCCACCGGCAAGATCACCGGACTGTCGAAGCTGGCGCGGCTGGTCGACGTCTACGCCCGTCGCCCGCAGGTCCAGGAGCGGCTGACGACGCAGATCGCCGAGTCCCTCATGTCGATCCTGGAGCCCCGCGGAGTCGTCGTCGTCGTCGAGTGCGAGCACATGTGCATGTCCATGCGCGGTATCCGCAAGCCCGGGGCGAAGACCCTCACCTCCGCGGTCCGCGGCCAGCTCCGGGACCCCGCCACCCGCGCCGAGGCGATGAGCCTCATCATGGCGCGCTGA
- the folK gene encoding 2-amino-4-hydroxy-6-hydroxymethyldihydropteridine diphosphokinase, with product MTAFSTEGQSDPTVQPVPTAVVRQVDAADVTLSNPKMAVISLGSNLGNRLETLQGAVDALEDTPGLRVKAVSPVYETEPWGVEADSQPSYFNAVILVKTTLPPASLLERGHAVEEAFDRVREERWGPRTIDVDIVAYADVLSDDPVLTLPHPRAHERAFVLAPWHDIDPEAQLPGAGPVAQLLAEVGRDSVLPRADLELRLPE from the coding sequence ATGACTGCATTTTCCACCGAAGGGCAGAGCGACCCGACCGTACAGCCGGTTCCGACCGCCGTCGTCCGGCAGGTGGACGCCGCCGACGTCACGCTCTCCAACCCCAAGATGGCCGTGATCTCCCTCGGCTCCAACCTGGGCAACCGGCTGGAGACCCTCCAGGGGGCCGTCGACGCCCTGGAGGACACCCCGGGCCTCCGGGTCAAGGCCGTCTCCCCGGTGTACGAGACGGAGCCCTGGGGCGTCGAGGCGGACTCCCAGCCCTCGTACTTCAACGCGGTCATCCTCGTGAAGACGACGCTGCCCCCCGCCTCCCTGCTGGAGCGCGGCCACGCCGTCGAGGAGGCCTTCGACCGGGTCCGCGAGGAGCGCTGGGGTCCGCGCACCATCGACGTCGACATCGTGGCGTACGCGGACGTCCTCTCCGACGACCCGGTGCTCACGCTCCCCCACCCGCGCGCCCACGAGCGGGCCTTCGTCCTCGCCCCCTGGCACGACATCGACCCCGAGGCCCAGCTGCCCGGCGCCGGCCCGGTGGCCCAGCTCCTCGCCGAGGTCGGCCGCGACAGCGTCCTGCCCCGCGCCGACCTGGAACTGCGCCTGCCGGAGTAA
- the ftsH gene encoding ATP-dependent zinc metalloprotease FtsH has protein sequence MDVKRYFRGPVMWIVLAVLAVVVLMQVVGSSGGHKTVDTGKVVQAISKNQVEQAKLTTGDEQILKIELKKGQKLEGESGSKFQASYIGNQGVELADTLQQKFEDGDIEKGYTVSPSKQSPFVSILLSLLPFVLIVVVFLFLMNQMQGGGSKVMQFGKSKAKLITKDTPKTTFSDVAGSDEAVEELHEIKEFLQEPAKFQAVGAKIPKGVLLYGPPGTGKTLLARAVAGEAGVPFYSISGSDFVEMFVGVGASRVRDLFEQAKANAPAIVFVDEIDAVGRHRGAGMGGGHDEREQTLNQLLVEMDGFDVKGGVILIAATNRPDILDPALLRPGRFDRQIAVDRPDMQGRLEILKVHQKGKPVAEGVDLGAVARRTPGFTGADLANVLNEAALLTARGNKKLIDNESLDEAIDRVVAGPQKRTRIMSEKEKKITAYHEGGHALVAAASPQSDPVHKITILSRGRALGYTMVLPEEDKYSTTRNEMLDQLAYMLGGRAAEELVFHDPTTGAANDIEKATATARAMVTQYGMTERLGAIKFGGDNSEPFLGREMGHQRDYSEEVAALVDEEVKKLIETAHNDAWEILVENRDILDALVLELLEKETLGKDQIAEIFAPLVRRPARPAWTGSARRTPSTRPPVLSPKELALTNGASVANGSATPPEIAPTDLTKDIAPSTEAVPEERPESQ, from the coding sequence ATGGACGTGAAGCGATACTTCCGTGGGCCCGTCATGTGGATCGTGCTGGCCGTCCTCGCCGTGGTCGTGTTGATGCAGGTCGTCGGCTCGTCCGGCGGCCACAAGACGGTGGACACCGGCAAGGTGGTCCAGGCGATCAGCAAGAACCAGGTGGAGCAGGCCAAGCTGACCACCGGTGACGAACAAATCCTCAAGATCGAGCTGAAGAAGGGCCAGAAGCTCGAAGGCGAGTCCGGCAGCAAGTTCCAGGCGAGCTACATCGGCAACCAGGGCGTCGAGCTCGCCGACACGCTGCAGCAGAAGTTCGAGGACGGTGACATCGAGAAGGGTTACACCGTCTCGCCGTCGAAGCAGTCCCCGTTCGTCTCGATTCTCCTCTCGCTGCTGCCCTTCGTCCTCATCGTGGTCGTCTTCCTGTTTCTGATGAATCAGATGCAGGGCGGCGGATCCAAGGTCATGCAGTTCGGCAAGTCCAAGGCCAAGCTGATCACCAAGGACACCCCCAAGACGACCTTCTCCGATGTGGCGGGATCCGACGAGGCGGTCGAGGAACTCCACGAGATCAAGGAGTTCCTCCAGGAGCCGGCCAAGTTCCAGGCCGTCGGCGCCAAGATCCCCAAGGGCGTCCTGCTCTACGGGCCGCCCGGTACGGGCAAGACGCTGCTCGCACGCGCCGTCGCCGGCGAAGCGGGCGTGCCGTTCTACTCGATCTCCGGGTCCGACTTCGTCGAGATGTTCGTCGGTGTCGGCGCCTCCCGGGTGCGCGACCTCTTCGAGCAGGCCAAGGCGAACGCCCCGGCGATCGTCTTCGTCGACGAGATCGACGCCGTCGGCCGCCACCGCGGCGCCGGCATGGGCGGCGGTCACGACGAGCGCGAGCAGACGCTCAACCAGCTGCTCGTCGAGATGGACGGGTTCGACGTGAAGGGCGGCGTCATCCTGATCGCCGCCACGAACCGCCCGGACATCCTCGACCCGGCGCTGCTGCGCCCCGGACGCTTCGACCGGCAGATCGCGGTCGACCGCCCGGACATGCAGGGCCGCCTGGAGATCCTCAAGGTGCACCAGAAGGGCAAGCCCGTGGCGGAGGGCGTCGACCTCGGCGCCGTCGCCCGACGCACGCCCGGCTTCACCGGCGCCGACCTGGCGAACGTACTCAATGAGGCCGCGCTCCTGACGGCGCGCGGCAACAAGAAGCTCATCGACAACGAGAGCCTCGACGAGGCCATCGACCGCGTCGTGGCGGGCCCGCAGAAGCGGACCCGGATCATGTCCGAGAAGGAAAAGAAGATCACCGCGTACCACGAGGGCGGACACGCCCTGGTCGCGGCGGCCTCCCCCCAGTCGGACCCGGTCCACAAGATCACGATCCTCTCCCGCGGTCGCGCCCTCGGTTACACGATGGTGCTCCCGGAGGAGGACAAGTACTCCACGACCCGCAACGAGATGCTCGACCAGCTGGCGTACATGCTGGGCGGACGTGCGGCCGAGGAGCTGGTCTTCCACGACCCGACCACCGGTGCCGCGAACGACATCGAGAAGGCCACGGCGACGGCCCGCGCGATGGTCACGCAGTACGGCATGACGGAGCGCCTCGGCGCGATCAAGTTCGGCGGCGACAACTCGGAGCCCTTCCTGGGCCGCGAGATGGGCCACCAGCGCGACTACTCGGAAGAGGTCGCGGCACTGGTCGACGAGGAGGTCAAGAAGCTCATCGAGACCGCCCACAACGACGCGTGGGAGATCCTCGTCGAGAACCGCGACATCCTCGACGCCCTGGTGCTCGAACTGCTGGAGAAGGAGACGCTGGGCAAGGACCAGATCGCGGAGATCTTCGCCCCGCTCGTCCGGCGCCCCGCCCGACCGGCATGGACCGGATCCGCCCGACGCACCCCGTCGACGCGGCCCCCGGTGCTCTCTCCCAAGGAGCTGGCCCTCACCAACGGCGCATCGGTCGCCAACGGTTCGGCCACCCCGCCGGAGATCGCCCCGACGGACCTGACGAAGGACATCGCCCCGTCCACCGAGGCGGTCCCCGAGGAGCGTCCCGAGAGCCAGTGA
- a CDS encoding alpha/beta hydrolase has product MGLTSSAVLAVVAAVAVALFAATVGLWPRLARPGAAAVSGRVGLLLATQLTLFAAVGLAANNAFLFYGSWADLFGRQQELGVVTDHAGNGAGSRQMTRIGTQHPDVPGGRVPSVGGRIDQVVVSGRTSGIESPAYVYLPPEYFRAAYAGRTFPAAVVLTGYPGTAENLLKGLRYPQTAHDRVKAGKARPMILVMLRPTVAPPRDTECVDVPGGPRTETFFARDLPEAISGTYRVGEKARNWGIIGNSTGGYCALKIGLHHPERYAASAGLSAYYKAAEDPTTGDLFHGNEALRDRADLMWTLENRPPSGGSFLVTTSREGEDNLGSTMEFIEKVRAPAKVSSIVLDSGGHNFTTWRREIPPALEWLSARLSAD; this is encoded by the coding sequence ATGGGTCTCACCAGCTCCGCAGTTCTGGCGGTCGTGGCGGCGGTCGCCGTCGCGCTGTTCGCCGCCACGGTCGGCCTCTGGCCGCGGCTGGCCCGGCCCGGGGCCGCCGCGGTGTCGGGCCGGGTCGGGCTGTTGCTGGCGACCCAGTTGACACTGTTCGCGGCGGTGGGTCTTGCCGCCAACAACGCCTTTCTCTTCTACGGTTCCTGGGCCGACCTCTTCGGCCGGCAGCAGGAACTCGGTGTGGTCACCGACCACGCGGGGAACGGGGCCGGTTCGCGGCAGATGACACGGATCGGCACCCAGCACCCGGACGTACCGGGCGGCCGGGTGCCCTCCGTCGGCGGGCGGATCGACCAGGTGGTCGTCTCCGGGCGGACCTCGGGCATCGAGTCCCCGGCGTACGTCTATCTGCCGCCGGAGTACTTCCGGGCGGCGTACGCCGGGCGGACGTTCCCGGCGGCCGTGGTCCTCACCGGCTACCCGGGCACGGCGGAGAACCTGCTGAAGGGGCTGCGCTACCCGCAGACGGCGCATGACCGGGTGAAGGCGGGGAAGGCCCGGCCGATGATCCTGGTGATGCTGCGGCCGACGGTCGCGCCGCCCCGGGACACCGAGTGCGTGGACGTCCCCGGGGGCCCGCGGACCGAGACGTTCTTCGCGCGGGACCTCCCGGAGGCGATCTCGGGGACCTACCGGGTGGGGGAGAAGGCCCGCAACTGGGGCATCATCGGCAACTCGACCGGCGGCTACTGCGCGCTGAAGATCGGGCTGCACCACCCGGAGCGGTACGCGGCGAGCGCCGGGCTCTCCGCGTACTACAAGGCGGCCGAGGACCCGACGACGGGCGACCTGTTCCACGGGAACGAGGCGCTGCGCGACCGCGCCGACCTGATGTGGACCCTGGAGAACCGGCCGCCGTCCGGCGGTTCCTTCCTGGTGACGACCTCCCGGGAGGGCGAGGACAACCTCGGGAGCACGATGGAGTTCATCGAGAAGGTGAGGGCGCCCGCGAAGGTGTCCTCCATCGTGCTCGACAGCGGCGGGCACAACTTCACGACCTGGCGGCGGGAGATCCCGCCGGCCCTGGAGTGGCTGAGCGCCCGGCTCAGCGCCGACTGA
- a CDS encoding nuclear transport factor 2 family protein, which translates to MNEEHARAAADIAEVEAANTAFYEALERGDYDELSGRWLPGEDLTVSCIHPGWPVLTGRGDVLRSYALIMANTEYIQFFLTDVNIAMTEDTALVTCTENILSGGPAEEGNALGPLVGQLVVATNVFRRTADGWKLWSHHGSPVLTESDEDDDEETPS; encoded by the coding sequence GTGAACGAGGAACACGCACGGGCCGCCGCCGACATCGCGGAGGTCGAGGCCGCCAACACCGCCTTCTACGAGGCGCTGGAACGCGGCGACTACGACGAGCTCTCCGGCCGGTGGCTGCCGGGCGAGGACCTCACCGTCTCCTGCATCCACCCCGGCTGGCCGGTGCTCACGGGCCGCGGCGACGTACTGCGCAGCTACGCCCTGATCATGGCGAACACCGAGTACATCCAGTTCTTCCTCACCGACGTCAACATCGCAATGACCGAGGACACCGCCCTGGTCACCTGCACCGAGAACATCCTCAGCGGCGGCCCCGCCGAGGAGGGCAACGCGCTGGGCCCGCTCGTGGGCCAGCTGGTCGTCGCCACGAACGTGTTCCGGCGCACCGCCGACGGCTGGAAACTCTGGTCCCACCACGGATCGCCCGTCCTGACCGAATCCGATGAGGACGACGACGAGGAAACACCCTCCTGA
- a CDS encoding ABC transporter ATP-binding protein, translated as MIRFEHVTKRYADGTTAVDDLSFEVAEGELVTLVGPSGCGKTTTMKMVNRLIEPTEGGIFLDGDDISTIDPVQLRRRIGYVIQQVGLFPHKTVLENTATVPHLLGWKRGKGRERAAELLDLVGLDPSVYGDRYPEQLSGGQRQRVGVARALAADPPVLLMDEPFGAVDPVVRERLQNEFLKLQAQVRKTVLFVTHDIEEAVRLGDRIAVYGQGRIEQFDSPATVLGAPATPYVADFVGADRGLKRLSVTPIEESDLDQPPVVHLDDPLATATERLRSQGARWAVVLDGRNNLHGWIPADATADATAGTTTGGAPATAKGTVREHARRMEAWLPLGAPLKQAFATMLQHDAGWIAVIDKESEGRFLGVLTPARLHEALRRSIDADAQDVPRSEVAVETVATIPAP; from the coding sequence ATGATCCGTTTCGAGCACGTCACCAAGCGTTACGCAGACGGCACCACCGCCGTCGACGACCTTTCCTTCGAGGTCGCCGAGGGTGAACTGGTCACGCTCGTCGGACCTTCCGGTTGCGGCAAGACGACCACCATGAAGATGGTGAACCGGCTGATCGAACCGACCGAGGGCGGGATATTCCTCGACGGGGACGACATATCCACCATCGATCCCGTCCAACTGCGCCGCCGAATCGGCTATGTGATCCAGCAGGTGGGACTCTTCCCGCACAAGACGGTGCTGGAGAACACCGCGACCGTTCCCCATCTGCTGGGCTGGAAGCGCGGAAAGGGGCGCGAACGCGCCGCCGAACTCCTCGACCTCGTCGGACTCGACCCCTCCGTTTATGGCGACCGCTATCCGGAACAGCTCTCCGGCGGCCAGCGCCAACGCGTGGGCGTGGCCCGCGCATTGGCCGCCGATCCGCCCGTCCTCCTGATGGACGAGCCTTTCGGGGCAGTCGATCCGGTGGTCCGCGAACGGCTCCAGAACGAATTCCTGAAACTCCAGGCCCAGGTGCGCAAGACCGTGCTGTTCGTCACGCACGACATCGAGGAGGCCGTCCGCCTGGGCGACCGGATCGCCGTCTACGGCCAGGGCCGCATCGAGCAGTTCGACTCCCCCGCCACCGTGCTCGGAGCCCCCGCGACCCCGTACGTGGCCGACTTCGTCGGCGCGGACCGCGGGCTCAAGCGGCTCTCGGTGACGCCCATCGAGGAGAGCGACCTCGACCAGCCGCCGGTCGTCCACCTCGACGACCCGCTGGCCACGGCCACCGAACGGCTCAGGTCCCAGGGCGCGCGCTGGGCGGTCGTCCTGGACGGCCGGAACAACCTCCACGGCTGGATCCCCGCCGACGCGACCGCCGACGCCACGGCCGGCACGACGACCGGCGGCGCACCGGCCACCGCCAAGGGCACCGTCCGCGAACACGCCCGCCGGATGGAGGCCTGGCTCCCACTCGGGGCACCCCTCAAGCAGGCCTTCGCCACCATGCTCCAGCACGACGCGGGCTGGATCGCCGTCATCGACAAGGAGAGCGAGGGGCGCTTCCTCGGCGTGCTGACCCCCGCCCGGCTCCACGAGGCCCTGCGCCGCTCCATCGACGCGGACGCCCAGGACGTACCGCGCTCCGAGGTCGCCGTGGAGACGGTCGCGACGATCCCCGCCCCCTGA
- the folB gene encoding dihydroneopterin aldolase, with translation MDRVALRGLKARGHHGVFPREREEGQTFIVDLVLGLDTRPAAATDDLARTVHYGVVAEEVVDVVTGEPVDLIETLAERIAQQCLKHEGVQEVEVVVHKPDAPITVPFDDVTITIIRSRA, from the coding sequence GTGGATCGTGTCGCGCTGCGCGGCCTCAAGGCCCGTGGGCACCACGGTGTCTTCCCCCGGGAACGGGAAGAGGGCCAGACCTTCATCGTCGACCTGGTGCTCGGCCTCGACACCCGCCCCGCGGCAGCCACCGACGACCTGGCCCGCACCGTGCACTACGGCGTGGTGGCCGAGGAGGTCGTCGACGTGGTGACCGGCGAACCGGTCGATCTGATCGAGACGCTCGCCGAGCGCATCGCCCAGCAGTGCCTGAAGCACGAAGGCGTCCAGGAGGTCGAGGTCGTGGTGCACAAGCCGGACGCACCGATCACCGTCCCCTTCGACGACGTGACCATCACCATCATCCGGAGCCGAGCATGA